The DNA region TTAATTTGATACAATGGGCCAAACTGAAATGACTCATCAAActattgggccaagcccaaacccaAACCCAAGTTTACAAACTCAAAATTTGAAGATTGGGAATTATGTAAAtttgacaaaaataaaataaaatagagctAATAATTTAAGAAAATGCATTAGTTtcactctctttttttttctaaaaaaggaGGTGCAGTTAGGTTTCGTCTCATTATTTTGTCCATTTCAATTCAGCTCATTTTGACTCAAGCAAATTTTAAACACATTTAGTCGTGATAGTTTGTTAGTTTGACATGTTTTGATGTAGAAATAGAGTCCACTAACCACTTTCCTATGTTGTGTTTGAAAAATAGTCACTATCACGTAGTTTCAACTTCCACAAGTGAAATTTCAAGTTATTATACCAGTTTCCCTTGTAGATTTTGAAAATGCAGGATTATGTCTATTTTTCAATTACAAAAATGGCAGAGTGACTCTGTAAAAAAATTTATATTTCGATCAATTCAAATTTGATCCAATCCGTCCATTTGACATCTCTCGCATGCAGGTTCTTTGTGGATGAATACCCCATAAGAGTGTTTAAGAACAGCAAGGACATAGGTGTCAAATTCCCATTTGACCAACCAATGAAGATATACTCAAGCCTATGGGAAGCAGATGATTGGGCCACAAGAGGTGGATTAGAGAAAATTGATTGGTCCAATGCACCCTTTGTTGCCTCTTATAGAGGCTTTCACATTGATGGTTGTGAATCCTCTGTCAATGCCAAATATTGTGCCACTCAAGGTAAAAGTTGGTGGGATCAAAAGGGATTTCAAGATTTGGACAAGTACCAATGGAGACTTTTGAGAAGGGTTAGAGACAAGTATACAATTTATAACTATTGTACTGATAAAAAGAGGTTCCCTACAATGCCACCAGAGTGTAAGAGGGACAGAGATGTACCAAGAAATTCAAAAAAGAATTAAGTCCCTTATAAAGTTTGTGATATGATAGATTTTGAGTTTATTTATGCACGAAGGGTGTAATATTGTATGTGTACCAAGTCTACTATAACATTTCAATAATTGATAATTATTCCTATTTGTTCAAGAAGGAAAATCACTATTTCATCTACTTATTTGTttataaatatatgattatgTTCAATTCTTAGTGATGTCCACTCAGAATTGAATCTAAATTAGGTATAATAGGTTCAACTTTTAAGATCTTTAATGTTGAACTCATTTTAGTTCCGGAATCATGGGTTTAAATTTAATATGTGTCATAACCTATGCGTTCACcattgtttgggggggggggggggggggggggggggaagctaAGTAAGGTAAAAACTTCTTTATTTCTCGACTTCCAATCTTTACTTACTCTTTGTTGATGGGTGTAATGTGGAAGTTTCGCTTCAATTAGAATATCTGAGATTTTCTGGGGCAATTCGAACATTTGAATTAGGGTTGCCAAGCCAATAATTATGTCAGTTTATcaagagaaaaaaaggaaaattacATAATTTCCTCCTAAAATTATTTTTGTAAAATCATTTACACGACTAAATATACGGGCTACCTTTTACCCTTATTCTTTTTTAGAGTGGAATTAACACCCCTAAGACTGACAAAATCTATTCAGGTGATTCCTTGAAGAAACAAAGTTAGCTATTATGTATTGTAGGTGATAACTAAATTATATAAAGATTTGTGATCTCATATTACTTAAAATAGTTTAAAATTTTATACTACATTGAACTACAAGGAAAGACCTCtgttttttactttttcttttagaCTTTTGACTTTACTAAATGGATGAACTTTCACTTTCGTATTATTTCATCACTTAAAACTTTGAGATTAGGATTGTTGAGCAAATTTTTTCTTTACGTACAAGTAAACGTATGTTTTGATGGTGGATGTTGAGGCACGTACTTTTTCAACTTCACACTCTATATATTGGATTTTTATACCGAGTCATTCAACCCAAATTTATTATTAAAATGGGTTATTTTTCCAGTCCTAACCCGAATCGACATATTGTATATCAATTTAAAAGTTAGGTCATTTTCCCAATTTCTCTCTTTAATTCAGAGGCCCCTTGATTGTTAGTTGGTAAATTCAGTTTCCTTTTGTTTGAATCTCAGATCGCTGTTAGAGTACTGATTTTATAATACTTGGATGGTGATTATCATATTGGAAAAAGAATTTAAAGATCAATTATACATTGTTAGAGTTCAGGTGTATAATTATCATTCACAATGTATAATTGATCTTTAAGTTTGAATAACAAAAAGAATTATTGCAATATGTTGCTGACCAACTTGAAACTAGTATACCTACGATTAATCAACGTGACCGCCTAAATAAAAGCTATATATCAAACATGAATAGAGAAATAGATAACAACTGATTCATATAACCGGTCCCAACTAGTCTGGGATTAAAATGTTTATGGCCTTCAATACAGCAAGAAGTAGTATAATGAGAGCCAATATCATTGGATGACCTACAACTAACTACTGCAGTTTCCATAGAGAATATCTCCATCGTCCTGAGGTAATACCTCTGCTGCTTCTATGAGCAGATTTCTCATTCATAAAACCGCATTTCTGTCAATTGATCGAGCTAATAAAATATGTcgtcgtgtgtgtgtgttttgtgcACTCATAGtcaattatacatatacataaatttACATATAGAGAGTGTCACGCGTAAGTTGGAAAGATTTGCCTCGTACTAGCTCTAAAGCTCACTTCCGCAAAAAATTATCGAGCATTGGTGACAAATGCTTTAGCGCCTCAGCATGCCCATTTATTTGTCTTCTACTTCTTAGGTCCGATACCAATCATTGTGAGCTGCGAAAAAATGGAATATTTAGTTAAAGGAAACTATTGAAAGATCGGAAATTCATCGAATGGATAATGACTAAGATTCTAAGCATGTACTGACAATGTTATTATCAGGCCGCCTCCAATAGAATCCCTGCAAAATAACCGGAAGGATGTTGCACGATACAAGAACGTAAATCAGCAATGCGTTCGTTCCCATCCATTTCAGTACTGTGCTCCAGTGTCTATATCCCCACACATCAACCTATAGAAAGCACAACTTTTAGCTAGGTaacaaaagaatgatatatttacCTCCACTAGCATGTTTGTAGATTTTGGCAGAAGCAATAGTCTTAAAAAGGTAAACTACAAAGAGAAAAAGATCAAAATATATAGGGCCTCACGATCAATAGCTGTTTGTATAACCAaagattttgaagaaaggaaATTTTAGTAAATCTGACTCGTAAACAAATACTCCTTccttcccaatttatgtgaacgtGTTTAACACGACACAAAGtttaaaaaattaaagaagactTTCGATATGTAAGACAAATATGTGCAAAGTACCAAAAATTACCAAATGTGTGGTGGTGAGAGTTCCACGCCTTttcattttttcttattttcttggtAGGCGTTTAACCCGCTTTTTGCTTCAAAATTGTTAATATTCCACGTCTTTTCATTTTCTCAAAGATTAAATAGTTCCATAAAAGATAAAGGTGTCATTCTCTTCTTTATAATATAACCGAGAAATCCCTGAGGCCAGTGGCGCAAAGTTTGATACTCGGAGGACAATGACTTAGCTCCTCTactcttctccacttaaatatcaAGTTTTTGTCTGCAGCAGGTTCGAACCCATGAGGTGCACCTAACCCACACATCACTTGTTGTGCTCTTACCACTAGAGCAAAGTCCCAGGAGCAGttgatagttatttattttatcAGAAGTTCTAGGAGAAGCAagtcattttttaaaaataaaaccagATATCAAAACAAAACTCCAAAGCCTGCCTAAGCATGTTCAGTTAATACACAACGGAAGAGAAATTAGAAGAGATGTATAGTGTCTAACCATCATATAGACTGCAGTGAAGAGAAAGCCAGCAGCACCCGCAGTAACACACATATAACTGAAGGAGTACAAAACCTTGTTTACATGCATCCCTAAATGAAGTAAATAAAAAAGAGAAGTTAATACTGTATATTTGTTCCATTTGGAAAAACAAAGCTCTAAGATTTGTAGCATGAAAAGGAAAGGAAcagaaatttaaaagaaaagcTTACCGAGGCAGTCACATGTTACACCTAGCAGTACGAGACAAGATGATGGTATCAGCCATTGCTGAATTCTAACTTTATGATCCTGGAACACATTACGACAGAGagcaaaaaattttaaaaaattgagcTTCTCATCCaaagaagacaaaaaaaaaaaaaaaaaaaattagacatcATGAGAAAGCAGAAGATGTTTACCTTGAAATGGACAATGATGTGCCCGTAATGCAAACCGATGAAGCAAGTTACAATAGCCATTAATGAACTACAAAAAAGTCAAATGAGCTTAATTCACAAAACGTACCCAAAGAAGCAGGCAGAAGagtagcctgtttggccaagcttcccCAAGGCAAAAAGTGCACTTTCTTTCCAAAAAAAGTGTTCTTTTTTCAAcattgaggtgtttggccaaacttttatgAGAAGAAAAAGTCATTTTGAGTAAAAAAGCAGAAGCTGTTTTTTAGAAGatgaaaaaagtacttttttgaaaagcacttttgagaaaatacacttagaaacaaTTTTTAAATATtcgccaaacactaattgctgctcaaaagtgcttttcaaatttattaatcaaacacaaactgcttctcaccAAAAGTACTTTTATGGAAAACACTTTCCAAAATAAACTGATTTTAGAAGCtcggccaaacaggctataagaaaGGAAGTGGCTCAACAGAGAGCACAGCATAAGTATCTGGCAAATAACAAAAGATAATAATAACAAACCTCAAAAGTCCTTCTGGGTCGAAAGGGGCTTGACACCATGATGGAGCATCGAGAGGAAGGGGACCGTAGTTAGGAGAGTTGACGCTACACTCCTGTCAGAGAAACAATCAAACatttgaaaaaagaaagaaactaaagAGAAACTTTGAAATACTAACGAATTCAAGAGGGGAAAAATGAATTCAAGAGGAAGAATACTTTTGATCGTCCATATATGGCTCTTGTATATAAGTGTTGAATACCCAATATTTTTCGATCGATCATTCCGACAGCATTACATGCTGGTCCACTGTCTCCCCGTACACCACATTTCACCTTCAAAGGGAACATAGTTTTGTTAAAGAATTCCATCACTTTCATTCGTAATACGGGAAATAGACAGCTAAGCGCGGTGAACAGCTTACTGTGAATATCTTTGCTTCCAAAGAAGAACTGTCCATTGGCATCTGATACTCCCAGTCAGGAACATATAAACCGTAGAACAAAGAAAGGTATAAAGCAGTAACCATTATAGCCATGGCCCTGGAGAAACCAAAGTGAAGGAGGGAGAAAAAGGAAATGATTAAACAGGAGAGTGGAGAttaagtctttttttttctttttttgagaaTAATGGAGATTAAGCATTCTAACATAAAAAAAATTGACGGAAGCTCAATTTAGTAAAAACTATCTGGCCGGTCTTAACAAattaattttcatatattttagAAGAAACGTTATGCTGCACATCAAGCGCTGTGGTCTATTCATGGAGCTTCAAAAAAAGTTCAAAATGCACCTCATTTGCAGCTAATATATAAGCCAAACAATAACTCAGACAAATTGCAATATTTTGTTCGTTCATGGATATCCCCAATGATGTGGCATTAGTAGGCATTAAAATCTAGAATTCATAACTAGCTTAGTTCAAATGAATATCTAAGTCAAATTGGGTATGCTAACTTCATTCTTTATTAAAGTTTGATAAAGTTATGCATAGAAGATGTATATCAGTGTAGAGAGTTCTATCAAAGCAGGATTCTCTCAACGAACCATCGTTAATATGGGAATATGCTCCAAAAAATGTTTTAGAAAACAGAAAGTCCCTCTAGTATGTACAGTAGTGTTTTCAACTTCTTCAAGCGCTCTTCTTTACTATAATCTGGATGGCTTCTCAGCACTGTAAATTTCAATCAAGTAACAGCAGGTAGTCTCTCCGATTTAGATTTGGTGAAAGAATCTTAAGCTATTCCTATAGATAGAAGCATTTGCAGCAGAGGTGCATCCAAAATTTGAAGTTTACGGGTTCTGGATTCTAGTCTTTTTGAGTTAGtgagttctaaattaataatctatacatattAATATAGCTACTTTATTTGAGTTAGtgagttctaaattaataatctatacatattAATATAGCTACTTTAATACTAGATTTCAGAACATTTCAGATTGAGGACCATCTTTGAACCCAACCAAAGTTTCAACTTCCAATTAAGCTGATTTTgtcctaattttattttttgtcaaTAATATGTTATGCTCAAGCTAAGCAAGACATTGATCAAAAAAGTTAGTAACAATTACGGCTAAGTGACGAGTAGTTTAGATAATCTTAATTGGATCGAATGGTCCAAAGACTCGGAACTCACCATTGTTGATGGTATCTCTTCAACAAAGATTGTCCTGAATTGACTTTATTATCACCCTTAAGCCAGATTTCACACATTGCTGCCAACAAAAATGATATTGCAATTctctgggaaaaaaaaaaagttaaaaataaattatacacTTGAAGAACAAGAGAAATACACAATATATATAACATAGCTCAAATATTATAATTATCCTTAACTTTATCAACGCCAAGGCTGAAGAAACCAAAAAGAATATGTTGGCTTCATACCTGCAATATACCCGTCCATCTGATTCTCTCAACGTCCACTCCATAAGTTAGATTTTTTATACCATGAAAATAGCCTCCTGTTTAGAGAGGGAGAAAATAATGTAAATTTCATACTTGCAAGCCATGAATCTAATAGATCAAACTAATATTTTGCTACTGCAAGCTGTTGGAagctactccctccatcccaatttatgtgacactcttccTTTTTTAGTCGGGCCCAAAAAGAGTGacacttttctatatttagtactccctccgtcccaaaaagattatcctcttttgacttggcacaaagtttaagaaataaagtaagacttttgaaatatgtggtccaaaacaagccttagatatttgtgtgactgtaaattatctcacaaagttaaattgtttctaaatatagaaaggggacaatctttttgggacagactaaaaaagaaaggagtgacaatctttttgggacagagggagtaacaatttaactttaaaattcccattttacacTTAATGAAATGGTTTGTAGCCACAAAAATTTATAAGGCTTATTttgatcacaagtttcaaaagtctttctttttgTCTTAAACTTCATGCTCAATCAAAcaagttcacataaattgggacggagggagtattaagttAGACATATAACTAAAAGAAGAGCACCTTGAAGAAAGAGTCCAAGGATGAGAAGCTTAAGTGCGCGGTGCACTGCTTTTCTAGTCGCAGTCAGTCTGCAGGGCATGTTCTGTATAACCCAAAACAACTTTAATAAGCATAAGAAGAAAAACTGTCTAAAACTCAATACAATGGATTACAAACAATGGCTCCCC from Lycium barbarum isolate Lr01 chromosome 10, ASM1917538v2, whole genome shotgun sequence includes:
- the LOC132613957 gene encoding uncharacterized protein LOC132613957; translation: MGSYQLIREKKGINDARLRWDPQQGDVQIQSETKNLSPSRIEVITSESTKDNDLELAFQKFAVSSPISPLSTTLPKSSGDHIGNHHFRKANKNGSNGRLLSLDIFRGLTVALMIFVEYAGGLYPAINHSPWDGITLADFVMPFFLFIVGVSLALAYKNMPCRLTATRKAVHRALKLLILGLFLQGGYFHGIKNLTYGVDVERIRWTGILQRIAISFLLAAMCEIWLKGDNKVNSGQSLLKRYHQQWAMAIMVTALYLSLFYGLYVPDWEYQMPMDSSSLEAKIFTVKCGVRGDSGPACNAVGMIDRKILGIQHLYTRAIYGRSKECSVNSPNYGPLPLDAPSWCQAPFDPEGLLSSLMAIVTCFIGLHYGHIIVHFKDHKVRIQQWLIPSSCLVLLGVTCDCLGMHVNKVLYSFSYMCVTAGAAGFLFTAVYMMVDVWGYRHWSTVLKWMGTNALLIYVLVSCNILPVILQGFYWRRPDNNILTMIGIGPKK